DNA from Immundisolibacter sp.:
CCGAAAGTTAGCGATTGCCCGGTGCAAGCGCACTCCACGGCTTGCTTTCGAATTCGCATAAAGGCCGCAACCTCGCTGTCGGCGCCTCAAATAACTCCGTCGCCCACCAGGGTTGCCAACACATGTGTACAGGGTCCACACGTGCATACCTGACCGGTCACAACCAGACAGACGCTGCCGTGGCCATGAGCGACTCCGACCATTGGGCGCAGCTGCTGATGGACCCGGGGGTGAGAGCGTTTCCTGGGCAGTCAGTGCAGGGTCGCAGCCACGCCCCCACAGCATTTTTTGAATTTCCGGCCGCTGCCGCAGGGGCACGGGTCGTTGCGGCCCACCTTGGGCACCCCGCGCACCGCCGGCTGGCGGGAGCGTTGTGCCCAGTCAAAGTTCTCGTACTCCAGTCCGCTCGGCTCAGTCGGGCGTCTCGCCAGCCAGAAGGCGTGAATGTTCATCAGCGAGGGTACGATTTGCTGTATCCAATGCTCGCGACCACCTTGTCTTGCAGTGATTTCGTCCCCCTCTGTGGTGCCTAGGCGCATGAACGGCGCGAACCACTCCGAATTGCCGAGCATGGCCAGGGCCCAGGCCTCCCGGTCAAACTGCTGGCCGATCAGGAAGCCCTCGCACCAGTCCTCGGCTCGCCACTGCTCACCCATCAAACACACAGGCTTGAAGGCCGCCGGGTCATCCATGAACTTCCGAATCACGGTGTTATAGAAGCGCATCACCAGCTGTAACACGACGTTGGCCGCCTCCGGGCTCGTGAAGTCGGCCACCGCCTCGCCGTCGTGCTTGTCCCATACCCAGAGTAGCCATTCGGAGGGCATCACCAGACGCGGGCCAACGACTATAGCCGTCAGAAAACCCTCCAGCATGGACACGTTCATCGCCCGACCGGCCAGTTTGGTTGACTCCAGAAACCAGTCGAGGACCAGCACGTCCTCATCGGTCACGTCGGACATGAGTTCGGTCGCAGATTGCTCGCTCAACTCAGATGCTCCTCGATCCATTCCCACCGCTTGTCCTTCACCATCACGAAGCGGAAGCGCCCCTCCGACAGCTCCGCCCACAGGCCGCCGATCAGGCGGTCGTCCTGGGCGTCGGTCCAGCCGTTGCCGCCTTTGTATTCCACCACCAGCGCCGCCCCGGCCCGGTCGTTTGATGCGGGTAGCTGGCACACGAAGTCCGGGTAAAAACGCCCGTCCGCCTTTTGCATGAAGAACGAACTGCCTTCGCGGCGCACCAGATTGCGCACCCAGAACCGGATGCGGCCTTTCTGCGCCTGGGTGTCCAGCCAGCAGGCGCATTCGAATTCTTCCTTGTTGTCGAAGTCGCCGATGCGGCCGTAGAAGTGCCGGCGAAAATCGAACGCCCCGAAACGGCCGTCGTAATCGCGGCCGGGCGCGTAGGCGTGCGGGTTGAACTCGAATGCGTAGTGGTCGCTTACGGCCACGCGTGCGGCGGTATCCTCGCCGAACAGCACCTGCTGATAGGCCTTGCCGACGGCCTGTTTGCGCAGGTCGCGGATACGCGCTTCGAGCTGACTTCGGATCAGGAATTTCTGCAGGTTAGCGCGGGCCAGCGTGAAGCCCTCGCGGTTCAGCAACCCGGCCAGCCAGGCGGCGACGAAGGCCTGCTTGCTGGCGTGTGTCAAAGACTGCTCCGGCAGATTGCGGCACAGCCACGCCGCCAGGCGTACCGCGTCCCAGTGCTCCGGCTGGTAGATCAGGCCAAGGTCGCGCTGCAGGTCCGGCAGGAAGCGTGAAAACACCTTGCCGGTCTGGGCGTCCACGTC
Protein-coding regions in this window:
- a CDS encoding UPF0149 family protein, which codes for MSEQSATELMSDVTDEDVLVLDWFLESTKLAGRAMNVSMLEGFLTAIVVGPRLVMPSEWLLWVWDKHDGEAVADFTSPEAANVVLQLVMRFYNTVIRKFMDDPAAFKPVCLMGEQWRAEDWCEGFLIGQQFDREAWALAMLGNSEWFAPFMRLGTTEGDEITARQGGREHWIQQIVPSLMNIHAFWLARRPTEPSGLEYENFDWAQRSRQPAVRGVPKVGRNDPCPCGSGRKFKKCCGGVAATLH